The following nucleotide sequence is from Cucumis melo cultivar AY chromosome 1, USDA_Cmelo_AY_1.0, whole genome shotgun sequence.
GTTAGAGATTGACCTTGAAAATTGTCATTAATCAGCTGGTTTCTTAAAGTCAACTCTCCATTCATTATTCTACTACTTTTTCATAAACCCTCCTTCTTAAGTCTACCTCATCTCACCCATGTTTCCAatctctattttattttataatccCAATCCCTAACATATATATTTCATCATTCcatacatgtatatatataaaataaaaaattgtccATTTTTTCGGAGATATTTAAATCTTTTAGGAGATATTTAGTTTCCAACCTATTTTGAAGtcttaagaagaaaaaagagaggttaatttacataaatataataaaatctaaagaTATTTATGGTCCGTATAACATAATAAGAAAAATTTATGACGTccgatcatttttttttttataaatttcatatattttttgtgGTTTATATCTTTTTTGCGATTTATGAATCTCGGGCCATCTCGGTGTAATTAAGGCCcgaaatcaaataaataaaggtAGAAGTCTTTCATTCCAGGACATTTTTGAGCAATGTATGCCCAAAATCGAATAAAATAAGACATAATTTTTTCATCCCAGCCATAATGGTGCCACTAGAGTCCGAGATCCAATAACTAAATGAATAATTATTTCTTCTCGAGGCACATCGGGCATGGTACGTTCGAGATCGTGTATCGAAATCTATACGATCGTGTATCGCGTACGTGTGACCGATTTATTGCGTGTTGATTGAggtaattttgatattttacattGTGGGTATGTGAGTTTTTTTcatcttcaaaattgttctatacattgtaaatattttgtcagtttgttatattttttaaagaacaaaaaaaaatacatgtTTTTTTGAAGATCTTggaaagagaaaagaggatTCAAGTAAAAGACAACTTTAAAAATAAGCacttaaaattcattgaattatTAATGGTTTCATGAGGAATCAATACATAGATTAGAATATCTCGACTAGGTTGACAAATCATTGGTACCAACATTATCTCTTGATACTTAATTATAAAAAAGACTAATAATACCATAAAGTAATTGTAGTACCTCACAGAAAATATAGGCATAAAAGAAAGTTAGAGATAGTTCAGAGTTAACacaatacaataaaaaaaaaaaaaaaaaaaaaagatctaaaAAAGATATAGAGAAAAGCGTTCCAAGGAGGATTGATTGATAGAAAGCTTGGAAAGACTCCAAATCACCTACCTATAattgttttaactttttttctatataaaagAAACGGTTATATGTATAATAATACAATATGAAAAATGCATGTCATTGATGCATGCATATCTATGCTTATGTTATAACAATAATGAACCAATTAATTTTCGTTGTTGATTATTGTAGTTGAGAATATAATGTTGTAGAAATCTCATCCCTTATTGTGGAAGAATGTTGACTAGATTTATATAActtaaattaaacaaatttgTCTAATCCAAGTTGGAGCTTGTGACTTTGACCACTAACCAACCCACTTGATCATAATGCTCATCTCTAGGTCTAATTCGAATAGACTTATGTGTGATGTGATCCATATCTCTATATGGTTAGCTGCAAGCAAGATTAACTGAAAACTTTGAACAAATTCAAGAGCATATTGGTTGCTAATTAATGGGATTTGACaactttattaattattttgtaaaatttctttttaaatccGATTTAAAAACAACTGATGAAAGGATTTCATCAATGTAAATCACTTTCTATCCACTTTTCGGTCGTTAAATTCAAATAGAGTATAATTTAGTGGATAAAACATCGATTtactatattaaaaaatttagtTGTCAAAACTTACCATCGTAGCTATTGTTCAAATACGGGCGTTgaagttttttatttggttgCAAAATGATTTCAATATTTGGTTGCTTTATGAAATATAAGTTTAGTTGACTGTCTCTTATCCTCAAAAGGGCAACAATTTTGGTTGAACATATAATTAAGCtaagcttgtccacaaataaaaacAACGATGGCTTCACAAAGACAATTACTTTGATATGAATCAATCAAAAACGACATATCAGTCTGTGTCAATCAAGGTATATTATTGGGAAACGACATGTAGTCTTGATttgaaaatcataaaaatggacaaaaaacTATCCCCCAAGTTGACTGCTACCTCATTCATTAACTCCTGATATTGCTATTATCATTATTGTCTTTGCGTTTTCCTATAATTTTCTCTGTTCTCTCATTCTGCTTtgtcttttaaattattatctAGTTCTTGAGTTGCTCCAGGCTTTAGAACATAATTAGAAAAAAACAtggttcttcttcttcaaaccAAACCATGCATGTACCTTAATTTCTactattatataattataaaatccAGAGCGTTTCTGatcataatataatataattatgttgTTTTCTTCCTTGATCTTTTACCTACTTTTAAATTcgtatttttcaatatttttaatcctcattgatttcttttctaaaaaagaaaggGCATATACCAAGAAATTGTACTGTCAGGAACACGAAGgttaacatttttaaataaaacattGAAAGCTAAGGTCTGTTTTTAAAACTTATGTTTAGTTCTTACTAAAAAAATGGACATGTGTTTCTTTCGTCTCTATTTTTAGCAAAGCTTTTTCCCTCCTTAAAACATATTAGAACAAAATCAagtttatatacatatatattacttttcaaatttttacttGAGTTTTGATTCTTGAATACACCGGTAAAACAAAGTAAGTAATGAAACTAAAAAGgatcattttcaaatatagcaaagtaaactaaattaaaatatttataaaatatataaaaattttagattctgacgatagatattgatagtcattgatatatattaataaacctCTATTCGTAAATAGACGCTGATAGACAGAGCGATAGAAACTAATATAAGCCTATcaatatatattattgatataatttaaaattttgctatattttgtcaattttttcgTTGTTGACGGTCATTCCCAAACCAAAAAActatgaaatttaattttagaaaataaagtAGCTAGTTATCTTATCAAAGATGCATGggcaattattttttatttgattgaaaatgatatatattatCATAAACATACTTTGGAAAGAGCAAAGAGATTACAAGAAGGGCAGACTAATTTAGAGCAATATCTTGGTAGACCCCAAAGAACCATCGGAAAGAGAAAACATTATTCTCCCAGAGGCCAAAATTATTATGGAAAAACTTTCTAAAAATCATGATATTTTTAACTCCTTTGATTCCAATAGCATGTTGTGTgtttcaaaaaaacaaaaaaattactACACGTGATCTCCTTCCTTCGTCAAATTCTAGGTCTTTGATTCATAGAAGTTTCATAGGACAATGATAATGGGTATGACTAGGTTGGGTACGTATGATAGAAACATTGAGCCCTTCCCTTGTTCTTCCTTGTATATTTCTTTTGATTAATGCCACTTATGAATAGATTATGATGATGATGCTAGGGATGTACCAAAACATAGTTGATATATCCTCAGTGCACTCTGCTATTTGTGTATTTCGTTAATTGTGCAGCTTAGGTTTGATGACTACTATGTCTCAAAAGGAATATTTGTCACATGACAAAATTTTATTGGATAGCTGGGGTGAGTCACACAAAGATACATATAACCCAACCAACACCTAAATATTTTTCATCTTCATATATCTAGTTCATGTATATAAACCCAAAATCTTGCATGCATGGCTTAACCTAATCATGATGTCatgatttattttatatatactacAAATTAAGTAGAGCTTTTTGTTCATAAGGCATGCAAATTGATCGGCACCTAGAGATAATATTCCCCAAAAATGAACAAGGAAAAACCCTCCAAAATTTTGGAGAGAAAAAGGGTCTTTTACATAAGTATATTTAAATGCACCAAATCAATGCAAAAATAATATGGCATATAGTAAACTTAGTACACAGGTTCTGACCCCTCCATTATATGTTAGATACATAACGtatatagtaaaatatataGACTCTAAGAAAATCTCAACTCTCCAAGGGTTTATCCTAATACAAGAGGCAGGAAAGCTGGAAGAAAACGAATTTATACACAATATAGAATTCTCATACAAAGTATAGGACTTGTATAAAGATCTCCTATTTTTGAGTGAATAAATCTTGCAACAAACCGTAATGATCAGGCATTTGAAGGTGTTGTTGAAGGCTTAGATTTTGGTACATCATTGAGGCCGGGTCGTTTTGGCAGTTATTGGTTGGTAACAAATGTGAGAAGAGTTCTTGGGGAAGCGTAGGCCCGGATGAGGCTGCTGTTACTGATGTTGATGCCGATGCGTAGAATGGAGACGACATGATCCCTGCAGAATGGCCTCGGAGTGTAGCTGGGCAATGGTGGTTGTGTTGGCCTTCATATGTAGTAATCACCACAGATGGATCTTGATATGATCTTTCAACTCGTTTTTTCACTACACATTTTTGGCTGGTGCATCTATAGTAGCTTCTGCATTATATCACACACGCACAATATTATACATTGAACAAGGATATGCAATCAGTCAAAAAGTATTAGGTACAGTGAAATCTtgataaatataacaaaatctagaTTAAACTTTCAAAGTCCAATCTATTAGTGAAAGATCGTATCTTTAATTAATAGAGTTTATCGCTactaaatttttctatatttgtaattatttgaaaatgttaCTATATACTTTATTATTAGTTATTAGTTCCAAATATGTTGCGCCTATTGGAATTAGGGTTAAAACAAATCTATATGATATCAAAAGGGTGGTGCAATATCCCGAATTAATTTATCTAAGGAATTAAATTTGTGTGGCTAACTCATTAATGATATATTAATTGggtattattaattataacgtGTGGTTTCTTTCaagaatttatatatatttgttcttttaggaaaatacaaggaaaaaaatgaaagaaaactaGAAGAGACTACCTTACATGAAACAAGTATCGGAAAGAACTTGGGATAAGGAATAGTAAGACAAAAAGATTCATGCTCCTCTAAAGCTTTGGATGCAAGAAAGGGTACTGCACTAAAACATTTTGAAAGTATAATGAACAAACATAAGAGAAACACGAGTAATCCAAAACACTACTCCAAGTCTTTGTTTGGTAAGAGAATTCATAACTTTGGTTTAGTAAtaatgtcacatgtctttaatAAGCTATATAATATGTTAAGTATCAGTAGAGTTAATTAACAACAAACAGCAGGAGGTGATTCAAGTtactataaatttttttaaatatattaattaaatagttgcacctataaaaataaatgaaaaaaatatatatacacgcACAAGTTTAGAACTTGGGAAGAAGTTAACCTAAAAAGTTTGGGAAGGAACTAAAAAAAGGGGGATAATTTAATTATCATATGGCTCATATCCAGATCAAGCAATGGCCTTAAATCCCTTCTGACTAATTCagaatatatgtatataataaaaaacaataatggTAAATgggaaaatagtaaaaagtaaattaaatggGAGGGCAgggggagaaaaagaaagaaagaaagaaactaaCCTGGGGTAAGGACTATTTTTAACTGCTTTCTGACCATATTTTCTCCATCTATATCCATCTTCAAGATGATCAATCTCACTCTTAGTCAAGAAAGCAAAACGGGGCTCCCTCGGCcgtttctctttcttttttgatAAATTGCTGTTCCTACAAAATCAAATCAACATCATCATCAACCCCTTTTTAATTTCTTCTCACACACATTTTTAATAATCTCTAATTAAAtctatataattatctttttgaATTAGTAATACCCTATTTATCAATATAAATCCTTTTAAGTGATTACATCTTAGTAATCTTCACCCATGGGCTTCTCCAATATTCAaccattaaaaaataaaaaataataataaaaaataaataaataaataaacatactCACTGTTTCTTAGACTTTTCTTCATCTTTATTCTCGCACCGCCCTTTTATGTCTTCTAATTTGTTGCTCTTCACTGAATCCTCTTCAACTACAGCTTCATTAGATGAAGACGACACTGAAGAATTTGGGGTTGTCGTTGAAGCCTTCTTTTTCGACATGTCGTCCACTGCAGAAATGACTTGAGATGAACAGCACGACACATCGAACGCCTTCGACAGGCTATTATAATCCAAAGAGCTGGTATCGAAGAAATTAGTGAAACTCATCAAGCCAGGATCCAACGCCGCCGCTGCAGCTTGTTGATGGAAGATCGAACGGTTCATATCCAATTGGTTGTATTGAAATGGATCATACTGCTGGTACACATTTTTCCCTTCATCATTTGACATTGAAAATCAAACAATATGATCAacaaaaattagggttttttttttttttttttttaaagatgtttgaagaataaaaaagaaaaacaaaaaccccCCAAACTTTTTGCTCTTAAACTTTTCTCATTTCTCCTTTGTTTGAGAGAGATGTGTTGAGA
It contains:
- the LOC103489656 gene encoding WRKY transcription factor 71-like isoform X1 codes for the protein MSNDEGKNVYQQYDPFQYNQLDMNRSIFHQQAAAAALDPGLMSFTNFFDTSSLDYNSLSKAFDVSCCSSQVISAVDDMSKKKASTTTPNSSVSSSSNEAVVEEDSVKSNKLEDIKGRCENKDEEKSKKQNSNLSKKKEKRPREPRFAFLTKSEIDHLEDGYRWRKYGQKAVKNSPYPRSYYRCTSQKCVVKKRVERSYQDPSVVITTYEGQHNHHCPATLRGHSAGIMSSPFYASASTSVTAASSGPTLPQELFSHLLPTNNCQNDPASMMYQNLSLQQHLQMPDHYGLLQDLFTQK
- the LOC103489656 gene encoding WRKY transcription factor 71-like isoform X2, which produces MSNDEGKNVYQQYDPFQYNQLDMNRSIFHQQAAAAALDPGLMSFTNFFDTSSLDYNSLSKAFDVSCCSSQVISAVDDMSKKKASTTTPNSSVSSSSNEAVVEEDSVKSNKLEDIKGRCENKDEEKSKKQNSNLSKKKEKRPREPRFAFLTKSEIDHLEDGYRWRKYGQKAVKNSPYPSAVPFLASKALEEHESFCLTIPYPKFFPILVSCKKLL
- the LOC103489656 gene encoding WRKY transcription factor 71-like isoform X3, which codes for MSNDEGKNVYQQYDPFQYNQLDMNRSIFHQQAAAAALDPGLMSFTNFFDTSSLDYNSLSKAFDVSCCSSQVISAVDDMSKKKASTTTPNSSVSSSSNEAVVEEDSVKSNKLEDIKGRCENKDEEKSKKQNSNLSKKKEKRPREPRFAFLTKSEIDHLEDGYRWRKYGQKAVKNSPYPSAVPFLASKALEEHESFCLTIPYPKFFPILVS